One genomic segment of Esox lucius isolate fEsoLuc1 chromosome 15, fEsoLuc1.pri, whole genome shotgun sequence includes these proteins:
- the htr1b gene encoding 5-hydroxytryptamine receptor 1B, translating into MEHSSQLELTPALYGLTMNIINDTYVTESSELVKNEGNLAYQTSLAVILFVFTLATTLSNAFVIATIYHSKKLHTPANFLIASLAVTDLLVSILVMPVCVLYTVSHTWTLGQVICDIWLSSDITCCTASILHLCVIALDRYWAITDAVEYSKKRTPARAAGMIATAWVIAISISLPPLFWRQVKAEELTQCNVNTDHIFYTIYSTFGAFYIPTLLLIALYGRIYVEARKRILKQSPKKVGKRLTSAHLITNSPGSAASSSSLLCGRPDIHSTDSGSLASENQVKVTVSDALLEKKKISAARERKATKTLGIILDGLSRLDSAGDTTGLFRTG; encoded by the exons ATGGAACACTCAAGTCAACTAGAGTTAACTCCCGCATTGTATGGACTAACGATGAATATCATCAACGACACTTATGTGACAGAATCTTCAGAGCTCGTTAAAAATGAAGGGAATCTAGCTTATCAAACCAGTTTGGCAGTGATTCTCTTCGTTTTCACCCTCGCAACTACTTTATCCAATGCATTTGTCATCGCGACGATCTATCATTCGAAGAAACTGCACACTCCAGCAAACTTTCTAATTGCGTCCCTAGCAGTCACCGACCTCTTGGTTTCGATACTGGTTATGCCTGTATGTGTTCTGTACACGGTGAGTCACACATGGACTCTGGGACAGGTTATATGTGACATTTGGCTGTCCTCCGATATAACATGTTGCACTGCTTCAATCCTTCACTTATGCGTAATCGCTTTGGATCGATACTGGGCAATTACAGACGCAGTTGAGTACTCCAAAAAGCGCACGCCAGCGCGAGCGGCAGGGATGATAGCGACTGCCTGGGTCATCGCCATCTCCATCTCCCTGCCTCCGCTTTTCTGGCGGCAGGTGAAGGCAGAGGAGTTAACCCAATGTAATGTAAACACGGACCACATTTTTTACACTATTTACTCCACGTTTGGGGCTTTCTACATCCCCACTTTACTTCTTATTGCGCTTTATGGAAGAATATACGTTGAAGCCCGTAAGAGAATTCTGAAACAGTCACCCAAAAAGGTAGGAAAAAGACTCACTTCAGCACACCTGATCACAAACTCCCCTGGATCTGCGGCTTCATCATCGTCTTTGCTTTGTGGAAGACCAGATATCCACTCCACTGACTCCGGGTCGTTGGCGAGTGAGAACCAAGTGAAAGTAACTGTGTCTGACGCacttctggagaaaaaaaagatctCCGCTGCTAGGGAGAGGAAAGCCACCAAAACATTGGGAATAATATTAG acGGGCTCTCGAGACTGGATAGTGCTGGAGATACCACAGGCCTTTTCAGAACTGGGTAA